One window from the genome of Rhodopirellula bahusiensis encodes:
- a CDS encoding tyrosine-type recombinase/integrase: MAKLRVGNRTDNGVYKNVVLDIGRKVTIGIGYVDGTPKEQSIFTTLEMLETSIIRGQEPNLELRKRLGRLPSGVVKKLRKHDLIAEADKGPTLKELRDQFLADKLMTADPRSVRKYRNALDNGLLRSIDGQRKVSTLDSDDLVKFIRTADKSYAQSTVATQIKRAKAFVGYAVDKGHLRANPFKRDSISQLCSAFTILLTEERSQTQTQNMTLETMERLLQCKKSLRSEIEDAEWNALVHLLRFGGGRVSSYLVLRWRDIDFDRHQILLRMKRTATKRKFVKGAKRTQVVPLFFEMVESLKRLKALQPEGTEFVLNKIGNLDTKPEFETTNAKGERIRQGRWETNLSTTFTKILKRNGIATWAQPLHGFRSFRAAELARNGATEIELNAWIGNSAEVRKRHYGKFHNADEDRLRELMVRKSA, from the coding sequence ATGGCAAAATTACGAGTGGGAAATCGCACCGACAATGGCGTTTACAAAAACGTGGTGCTGGACATTGGACGTAAGGTCACAATTGGCATTGGCTACGTGGACGGAACGCCAAAAGAGCAAAGCATTTTCACGACCCTGGAGATGCTAGAGACTTCGATTATCCGAGGCCAGGAGCCAAATCTTGAGCTTAGAAAGCGACTGGGACGACTTCCGTCTGGTGTGGTGAAGAAGTTGCGTAAGCACGATCTGATTGCCGAGGCGGACAAGGGGCCAACCCTCAAAGAACTGCGTGACCAGTTCCTTGCTGACAAGCTGATGACAGCTGATCCGAGGTCAGTCCGTAAATATCGGAACGCCTTGGACAACGGTCTTTTAAGAAGCATTGACGGTCAAAGAAAAGTCAGCACCCTGGATTCCGATGACCTAGTCAAGTTCATTCGCACAGCCGATAAGAGCTACGCCCAGAGCACTGTGGCAACGCAGATCAAGCGAGCAAAGGCGTTTGTTGGCTACGCAGTTGACAAGGGCCACTTGCGAGCCAATCCGTTCAAGAGGGACAGCATATCTCAGCTTTGTTCCGCTTTCACGATTCTGCTGACGGAAGAACGAAGCCAGACGCAAACGCAGAACATGACGCTGGAAACAATGGAGCGTCTGCTTCAATGCAAGAAGTCACTACGGAGTGAAATTGAGGATGCCGAATGGAATGCGTTGGTTCACTTGCTTCGTTTTGGTGGTGGTCGAGTTTCAAGCTATCTGGTCTTGCGTTGGAGAGACATTGACTTCGACAGACATCAGATTTTGCTACGGATGAAACGCACAGCAACGAAGCGGAAGTTCGTCAAGGGTGCGAAGCGTACTCAGGTTGTCCCTTTGTTCTTCGAGATGGTCGAGTCGCTGAAGCGTCTAAAGGCATTGCAACCCGAAGGTACAGAGTTCGTATTGAACAAGATCGGCAACTTGGACACCAAGCCCGAGTTTGAAACGACCAACGCCAAAGGCGAAAGGATTCGACAGGGACGATGGGAGACCAATCTTTCGACGACGTTCACCAAGATTCTAAAACGCAACGGGATCGCGACGTGGGCACAGCCACTGCATGGATTCCGAAGTTTTCGAGCCGCCGAGCTTGCGAGGAATGGAGCCACCGAAATTGAGCTGAACGCTTGGATTGGAAATTCAGCCGAGGTCAGGAAGCGTCACTATGGAAAGTTCCACAATGCTGACGAAGATCGGCTGAGGGAACTGATGGTCAGAAAATCAGCTTGA